From Shewanella yunxiaonensis, the proteins below share one genomic window:
- a CDS encoding response regulator transcription factor codes for MSNINVLLVDDHVVIREALANLLNENEEISVVAQANNIQKALHDVRVFPIDVAIVDLSLGQQNGLDLVRSITEIYPLVKCLVFSMYPEALYAERSLRAGAKGYVMKSESPDVLISAIKKVYADEIALSRLMTKALISSHSSEIFAPVTTSFSLQSLGDRELEILLLVGKGNLTKEIAQRLNLSVKTVDAVRQKLKVKLGLGSASDLVKFAIEYANSINT; via the coding sequence ATGAGTAATATTAATGTTTTGCTTGTAGACGACCATGTGGTGATTAGAGAAGCGCTAGCCAACTTATTAAATGAAAATGAAGAGATAAGTGTGGTCGCTCAAGCTAATAACATTCAAAAGGCCTTACATGATGTTAGGGTGTTCCCCATTGATGTCGCGATAGTAGATTTATCATTAGGTCAACAAAATGGTTTGGATCTGGTTCGCTCAATTACCGAGATTTATCCTCTGGTTAAATGTTTGGTATTTTCGATGTACCCAGAAGCATTATACGCTGAGCGATCCTTGAGAGCTGGTGCTAAGGGCTACGTGATGAAAAGCGAGTCTCCAGATGTTCTGATTTCCGCAATTAAGAAGGTTTACGCAGATGAAATTGCTTTAAGCCGGTTGATGACAAAAGCGCTAATTTCATCTCATAGTTCTGAAATTTTTGCCCCTGTCACCACTTCTTTCTCTTTGCAAAGCTTGGGTGATAGAGAACTAGAAATATTACTTTTAGTTGGAAAGGGTAATTTGACCAAAGAGATTGCTCAGCGGTTAAATTTAAGCGTTAAAACCGTTGATGCAGTCCGCCAAAAGTTAAAAGTAAAACTCGGTCTTGGTTCAGCTAGTGACTTGGTTAAGTTTGCT
- a CDS encoding sensor histidine kinase codes for MEKAGSPMMNDKTSTLINEDILEDNFKYLLQNIPIAYIVMDELSQFIGFNQAFLEMLGYSADELLGKPFHYLLNDKSEIENHLKTTFPRLMQDGFHTAIFSLRSKNNNVVHVKAHGFFGYLSDKKTKIAHGFLENFTAEHDASLAKLKLERESKNVLDVISEHVMYFSPNGNLEWSNNLSAPFSNLYCSREKKICGYEQHCLKCPVKYVLEFKKPFSTEVSVNKSVLQISAYPVFEKNDNLISIVQIVRDISERRNLENFVVRECNIERLNVGRDIHDGLGQELVSLNLLSRTLLNKVIDKNSAVYDLAAKIEENARRATSLLHSTIQGLSQVPDSPDGLKIALSNLVESISIAYTKSCAFICRHNIEIDDYLISTNLYYIASESLTNALKHSNCDEVVILLEQEGKIVTLSIKDNGTGFSSAEHRRSGNGLKIMQYRASIINANISVESDSNGTTITCKQMLGGQYE; via the coding sequence GTGGAAAAGGCTGGCTCTCCAATGATGAACGACAAAACAAGCACCTTGATTAACGAAGACATACTAGAAGATAACTTCAAGTATTTACTTCAAAACATACCAATAGCTTACATAGTCATGGATGAGCTAAGTCAGTTTATAGGATTCAACCAAGCCTTTTTAGAAATGCTGGGATACTCAGCTGATGAGCTACTAGGAAAACCTTTTCATTATTTACTCAACGACAAAAGTGAGATAGAAAATCATTTAAAAACTACGTTTCCTCGCCTGATGCAAGATGGTTTCCATACCGCAATTTTTTCTTTAAGATCAAAGAATAATAATGTGGTGCATGTCAAGGCACATGGCTTTTTTGGTTATTTATCGGATAAGAAAACCAAAATTGCACATGGCTTCTTAGAAAACTTTACCGCTGAACATGACGCATCATTGGCTAAATTAAAATTGGAACGCGAATCTAAAAATGTTTTGGATGTAATATCTGAACACGTTATGTATTTCAGCCCAAATGGTAATTTGGAATGGTCAAACAATCTCAGCGCACCATTTTCTAACTTATACTGTTCTCGTGAAAAGAAAATCTGTGGTTATGAACAACATTGCCTCAAATGCCCAGTGAAGTATGTTCTTGAATTTAAGAAACCGTTTAGCACAGAGGTATCAGTAAATAAATCAGTTTTACAAATATCCGCATATCCGGTGTTTGAAAAAAATGACAACCTAATCAGTATAGTGCAAATAGTTAGAGATATTAGTGAACGGCGAAATTTAGAAAATTTTGTTGTCCGAGAATGTAATATTGAAAGACTAAATGTTGGTAGAGATATTCATGATGGATTAGGTCAAGAGTTAGTTAGCCTAAATTTACTTTCAAGAACTCTTTTAAATAAAGTTATTGATAAAAATAGCGCAGTATATGACCTAGCGGCAAAGATTGAAGAAAATGCGAGAAGAGCCACTTCATTATTGCACTCTACAATTCAAGGTCTCAGTCAAGTTCCTGACTCACCCGATGGTTTAAAAATTGCGTTGTCAAATTTAGTAGAGTCCATAAGTATTGCGTATACAAAATCGTGTGCTTTCATATGTAGGCACAATATTGAAATTGATGATTATTTAATTTCTACTAACCTTTATTACATTGCCAGCGAATCACTTACTAATGCGCTAAAGCATAGCAATTGTGATGAAGTAGTTATTCTTTTAGAGCAGGAAGGAAAAATTGTCACATTATCTATTAAAGATAATGGAACAGGATTTTCTTCCGCTGAACATCGCCGCAGTGGCAACGGTTTAAAAATTATGCAATATCGCGCTTCTATTATTAATGCAAATATTAGCGTAGAGTCGGATTCAAATGGTACAACAATCACTTGTAAACAGATGTTAGGAGGTCAGTATGAGTAA
- a CDS encoding cytochrome c3 family protein: MRRNLLVTALIFMGVTMCNSTIAETWKWQQFHIDNGVKCNACHKSNVNDYVNNDQCLKCHKSYDALAEKTKDMEINVHQSPHFKNLECTSCHTSHTELKVFCEDCHGPITRDKQFSKIK, translated from the coding sequence ATGAGAAGAAACCTGTTGGTTACAGCCTTAATCTTTATGGGTGTGACTATGTGTAATTCGACAATTGCAGAGACATGGAAATGGCAACAATTCCATATTGATAATGGAGTTAAATGTAATGCATGTCACAAAAGCAATGTAAATGACTACGTAAATAACGATCAATGTCTTAAATGCCACAAATCTTATGATGCACTAGCTGAAAAAACTAAAGACATGGAAATTAACGTTCACCAAAGTCCGCATTTCAAAAATTTAGAATGTACTAGCTGCCATACATCTCATACGGAACTGAAAGTGTTCTGTGAAGATTGTCATGGTCCTATTACTAGAGATAAGCAGTTTAGCAAAATTAAATAA
- a CDS encoding FAD-dependent oxidoreductase, translating to MKKTLIAASIFSIFATTANFADAKTVEYTTDIAVVGGGSAGLSAAVTAADAGAKVILLEKNPYLGGASNFAEGLFAVESDYQKLNSYGLTRDEAFEKIEEYTHYLTDGKIERDFIEASADDIHWLRDLGVNFKAVQISPMEPATWHVIQPNGHIVHGGALITTLQERAEKDGVQFLMRTPGTSLIYKDGKVEGVKGTDHKGNEVIVHAKAVIIGSGGFGNSPEKIKEFTGIDGSTAPGTLPLHKTGEAIDMAHKVGAYGGDEILMMHIGTSGKGIIPMGDLFTMTWQPTNMWVNNLGNRFVNEEIAFSFAEAGNALHQQPGSSGWAIFDQNLVDYAVNHGVDNGVGVIVPVMKKLNKLNSEIKVALSAKSEAFKQAKSVKELAKEIGVPYENLENAFKSYNKACENKYDYDYLKGRSNLVSLNEKNVYAIKLSVFQFTSLGGIRTNPKMEAVRKDSTEIKGLYATGNDVSGLYSDTYTLWASGHAYGFAVYSGRTAAKNAVKYIKN from the coding sequence ATGAAAAAAACATTAATAGCAGCTTCTATTTTCTCAATTTTTGCTACTACCGCTAATTTCGCAGATGCAAAAACGGTTGAGTATACGACAGATATTGCCGTTGTTGGTGGTGGCTCTGCAGGGCTTTCAGCGGCAGTGACAGCTGCCGATGCTGGAGCCAAAGTCATTCTTTTAGAAAAAAATCCGTATCTTGGTGGCGCATCGAACTTTGCAGAAGGTTTGTTTGCCGTCGAATCAGATTACCAAAAGCTTAATTCCTATGGACTAACGAGAGATGAGGCTTTCGAAAAAATAGAAGAATACACCCACTATTTAACCGATGGAAAAATTGAGCGGGATTTTATTGAAGCTAGTGCTGATGATATCCATTGGCTAAGAGACTTAGGCGTTAATTTTAAAGCAGTACAGATTTCACCAATGGAACCGGCTACTTGGCATGTTATTCAGCCAAACGGTCATATTGTACACGGTGGGGCCTTAATCACCACCTTGCAGGAGCGTGCAGAAAAAGACGGCGTACAATTTCTGATGCGTACTCCCGGTACATCATTGATCTATAAAGATGGAAAAGTGGAAGGTGTAAAGGGTACTGATCATAAAGGTAACGAAGTTATCGTTCATGCGAAAGCGGTCATTATTGGTAGTGGTGGCTTTGGCAATAGTCCAGAAAAGATCAAAGAATTTACCGGCATTGACGGCAGTACTGCACCTGGAACTTTACCACTTCATAAAACAGGTGAAGCCATTGATATGGCACATAAAGTTGGAGCGTACGGTGGTGATGAGATCCTCATGATGCACATCGGGACTAGTGGTAAAGGCATTATCCCTATGGGTGATTTATTTACCATGACCTGGCAACCCACCAATATGTGGGTAAACAATCTAGGTAACCGATTTGTCAACGAAGAGATCGCTTTTAGCTTTGCTGAGGCGGGTAACGCACTTCACCAACAACCAGGCAGCTCTGGCTGGGCTATTTTCGATCAAAACTTAGTTGATTATGCCGTAAACCATGGGGTTGATAATGGCGTTGGTGTAATCGTACCAGTAATGAAAAAGCTCAATAAGTTAAATAGTGAGATTAAAGTCGCCCTTTCTGCTAAGAGCGAGGCATTTAAACAAGCAAAAAGTGTTAAGGAACTAGCAAAAGAAATCGGGGTTCCTTATGAAAACTTGGAGAATGCATTCAAAAGTTATAACAAGGCTTGTGAAAATAAATATGACTATGACTATTTAAAAGGCCGCAGTAATTTAGTTTCTCTCAATGAAAAAAATGTATATGCAATTAAATTAAGTGTATTCCAATTTACATCTCTTGGTGGCATTAGAACGAATCCTAAGATGGAAGCCGTAAGAAAAGACAGTACGGAAATTAAAGGATTATATGCGACAGGAAATGATGTGTCCGGTCTTTATTCAGATACTTATACCTTATGGGCGTCAGGCCACGCATATGGCTTTGCTGTATATTCAGGCAGAACTGCCGCAAAGAATGCTGTTAAGTATATTAAAAACTAA